A genome region from Myxococcales bacterium includes the following:
- a CDS encoding GNAT family N-acetyltransferase, with the protein MSPSVRRAQPVDLPALARLINRAYAVERSFVAGERTDVDQLTAQRERGHFLVLDGANGELVAAVYVRIDDDRGTIGVLAVAPDCQGRGLGRRLVAVAEALCVAVGCTAAELAIVNLRQELGPWYKSQGYREVGTAPFDQGLATQPCHLVRMHKTLA; encoded by the coding sequence GTGTCGCCGAGCGTCCGGCGGGCCCAGCCGGTCGATCTGCCGGCGCTGGCCCGGCTCATCAACCGCGCCTACGCGGTCGAGCGGTCGTTCGTCGCGGGCGAGCGCACCGACGTCGACCAGCTCACCGCCCAGCGCGAGCGCGGTCACTTCCTCGTGCTCGACGGCGCCAACGGCGAGCTGGTCGCCGCGGTCTACGTCCGCATCGACGACGATCGCGGCACGATCGGCGTCCTGGCGGTCGCGCCCGACTGCCAGGGCCGGGGCCTGGGCCGGCGGCTGGTCGCGGTGGCCGAGGCGCTGTGCGTCGCGGTCGGCTGCACCGCCGCCGAGCTCGCGATCGTCAACCTGCGCCAGGAGCTGGGCCCCTGGTACAAGAGCCAGGGCTACCGCGAGGTCGGCACCGCGCCGTTCGACCAGGGCCTGGCCACGCAGCCGTGTCACCTCGTCCGCATGCACAAGACGCTGGCTTGA
- a CDS encoding N-formylglutamate amidohydrolase: MIGLVLSCEHASWTLPPGVDLGVDDDALRGQASWDPGAFAIAADLGRGLGLAVHTGAFSRMWVDLNRAADHADAVPRVSYGQPVPGNAALTDADRAARLATYHAPYWAAVERDVRGRLRSIGACLHLSSHSFDPALDPERRRFDLGVLYDPAHAFEAALAERMQFGLRAAGFAVRANQPYGGTGPALCTSLRERLVPARYAGIELETSHALVDTPDGCARVAAALLPLLDELRTTG; the protein is encoded by the coding sequence ATGATCGGCCTGGTGCTGTCGTGCGAGCACGCGTCGTGGACGCTGCCCCCCGGCGTCGACCTCGGCGTCGACGACGACGCGCTGCGCGGCCAGGCCAGCTGGGATCCGGGCGCGTTCGCGATCGCCGCCGACCTCGGGCGCGGCCTGGGCCTGGCGGTCCACACCGGCGCGTTCTCGCGGATGTGGGTCGATCTCAACCGCGCGGCCGATCACGCCGACGCGGTCCCGCGGGTCAGCTACGGCCAGCCAGTGCCGGGCAACGCCGCGCTGACCGACGCCGACCGCGCCGCGCGCCTGGCCACCTACCACGCGCCGTACTGGGCCGCGGTCGAGCGCGACGTGCGCGGGCGCCTGCGCTCGATCGGCGCGTGCCTGCACCTGTCGTCGCACAGCTTCGATCCCGCCCTCGATCCCGAGCGCCGGCGCTTCGACCTGGGCGTGCTCTACGATCCCGCCCACGCGTTCGAGGCCGCCCTGGCCGAGCGGATGCAGTTCGGCCTACGCGCGGCCGGGTTCGCGGTCCGCGCCAACCAGCCCTACGGCGGCACCGGCCCGGCGCTGTGCACGTCGCTGCGCGAGCGCCTGGTGCCGGCGCGCTACGCCGGCATCGAGCTCGAGACCTCGCACGCGCTGGTCGACACGCCCGACGGCTGCGCCCGGGTCGCGGCCGCGCTGCTGCCGCTGCTCGACGAGCTCCGGACGACCGGCTGA
- a CDS encoding MerR family transcriptional regulator produces the protein MARSRARLAPPTQPGREGRATFSSSSAAPRATRAPATRAAPPPALVRISDLARQAGVPAATIKHYMREGLLPRPSARTSRNMAYYDPRLAERVRAIKDLQTRRFLPLKLIHEILEPAPSAAVRADADAALRRHLGELEPAIRAGASDAQARRGHDPAARTTAEVLATLAISDGELAGLVEAGLATPDADGVYRGADLELLEVIDETRARGLGDLFPMAILGPYAGAVRALVRTELDLFRARVLAGSALPPRPLDEIARDATRLGERLVVAMRAKLVIDELRAVARPTSPPAPAPVRPPSPRSHR, from the coding sequence GTGGCCCGGTCCCGCGCTCGTCTTGCTCCCCCGACCCAACCTGGGCGCGAAGGCCGGGCCACGTTCTCTTCCTCCTCCGCTGCGCCGCGCGCGACCCGCGCGCCGGCGACCCGCGCTGCGCCGCCGCCCGCGCTGGTGCGCATCTCGGATCTCGCGCGGCAGGCCGGCGTGCCGGCGGCGACGATCAAGCACTACATGCGCGAGGGCCTGCTGCCGCGCCCGAGCGCGCGCACCAGCCGCAACATGGCCTACTACGATCCCCGGCTGGCCGAGCGGGTCCGCGCGATCAAGGACCTCCAGACCCGTCGGTTCCTGCCGCTCAAGCTGATCCACGAGATCCTCGAGCCCGCGCCCTCGGCCGCGGTCCGCGCCGACGCCGACGCCGCGCTGCGCCGGCACCTCGGCGAGCTCGAGCCCGCGATCCGCGCCGGCGCCAGCGACGCCCAGGCCCGGCGCGGCCACGACCCCGCGGCCCGCACGACCGCCGAGGTGCTCGCGACCCTGGCGATCTCCGACGGCGAGCTCGCCGGCCTGGTCGAGGCCGGCCTGGCCACGCCTGACGCCGACGGGGTCTACCGCGGCGCCGACCTCGAGCTGCTCGAGGTCATCGACGAGACCCGCGCGCGCGGCCTCGGCGATCTGTTCCCGATGGCGATCCTCGGCCCGTACGCCGGCGCGGTGCGCGCGCTGGTGCGGACCGAGCTCGACCTGTTCCGCGCCCGGGTCCTGGCCGGCTCGGCGCTGCCGCCGCGGCCGCTCGACGAGATCGCCCGGGACGCCACCCGGCTCGGCGAGCGTCTCGTCGTCGCGATGCGCGCCAAGCTGGTCATCGACGAGCTGCGCGCGGTCGCGCGGCCGACCTCGCCCCCTGCACCCGCACCCGTCCGTCCGCCCTCGCCCCGGAGCCATCGATGA
- a CDS encoding alpha/beta hydrolase: MTKLAVLASLTSMLACGGGGSGDDVPGPDAAVSPDGALDPDGGTAPDAPGPGPDASGARDPGLPGTYRALVTASVSIPVASGTIAGTVCAPSTDGATPAPGPFPLVVISPGYQLARAQYQIYCEHLATWGYVVVTRDYAGSGNHQAKAAEVGRVIDWATGAASGLAARIDAARVGVAGHSLGGKVSINAAILDPRVKAVVGWDPVDALPPFGNDGSTSVTPELMGNLRVPLAVLGETTDASGGLGGMSCAPAADNYTQFYNAACNAPTALEVTIGMADHMDWIGDRASCGLACFACSNGQTPEATVHTITFRVTTAWFERHLRDDASVASYLAAPAIGTPTTLRSGGPSCAQ; encoded by the coding sequence ATGACCAAGCTCGCCGTGCTCGCGTCGCTCACGTCCATGCTCGCCTGCGGCGGCGGCGGCAGCGGCGACGACGTCCCTGGCCCTGACGCCGCGGTCTCCCCCGACGGCGCGCTCGATCCCGATGGCGGCACCGCGCCCGACGCGCCCGGCCCCGGCCCCGACGCCAGCGGGGCCCGCGACCCGGGCCTGCCCGGCACGTACCGCGCGCTGGTGACCGCCTCGGTCTCGATCCCGGTCGCGAGCGGCACGATCGCCGGCACGGTGTGCGCGCCGTCGACCGACGGCGCGACCCCGGCGCCCGGGCCGTTCCCGCTGGTCGTCATCTCGCCCGGCTACCAGCTCGCGCGGGCGCAGTACCAGATCTACTGCGAGCACCTCGCCACGTGGGGCTACGTCGTGGTCACCCGCGACTACGCGGGCAGCGGGAACCACCAGGCCAAGGCCGCCGAGGTCGGCCGGGTGATCGACTGGGCCACCGGCGCCGCCAGCGGCCTGGCCGCGCGGATCGACGCCGCGCGCGTCGGCGTCGCCGGGCACTCGCTCGGCGGCAAGGTCAGCATCAACGCCGCGATCCTCGACCCGCGGGTCAAGGCCGTGGTCGGCTGGGATCCGGTCGACGCGCTGCCGCCGTTCGGCAACGACGGCTCGACGTCGGTGACGCCCGAGCTGATGGGCAACCTGCGCGTACCGCTGGCGGTGCTGGGCGAGACCACCGACGCGTCGGGCGGGCTCGGCGGGATGTCCTGCGCGCCCGCGGCCGACAACTACACCCAGTTCTACAACGCGGCGTGCAACGCCCCGACCGCGCTCGAGGTGACGATCGGCATGGCCGATCACATGGACTGGATCGGCGACCGCGCGAGCTGCGGCCTCGCGTGCTTCGCGTGCTCGAACGGCCAGACCCCCGAGGCCACGGTCCACACGATCACCTTCCGCGTGACGACCGCGTGGTTCGAGCGGCACCTGCGCGACGACGCGTCGGTGGCGAGCTACCTGGCGGCGCCGGCGATCGGCACGCCGACCACGCTGCGCAGCGGCGGACCGAGCTGCGCGCAGTGA
- a CDS encoding acyl-CoA dehydrogenase → MTAPSHYIPNLKDVFFNLFEVLGIDRDVLGHGPFASFDADSARASLEGLAEFAQTQFASCFVEGDTVGLTFDGAGAVTLPASFTAALRAYYQDGWNKLELPEHLGGYGAPPSVAWAAFELLSGANPALTFYLLGNFHAKVVDELGTEAQKARYLRNLLDRQWGGTMVLTEPDAGSDVGAGTTKAVHVGGDEYHLEGVKRFITNGDFDQPENILHLVLARPEGAPPGTKGLGMFLVPKFWVEADGSLGARNGAVVTNVEHKMGIKGSATCELTLGATTPCRGLLVGNVREGIAQMFHVIEYARMGVATKSMAALSTAYGNALAYTRIRKQGADLARAADKTAPRVEIIRHPDVRRMLMLQKSFAEGLRALILYTAHVQDRVMLAGGYGTADAKALDARNDLLLPLCKGYASEKVFELLGVSLQCFGGSGYCSDYPIEQYIRDQKIDTLYEGTTHIQALDLFFRKVGRDRGAALQAVMADLAADVAGLPAELATEGAALTQAAADVGAIFMGMLGKLGQSPYHVGLHGNRILFALAELIIGWRLTVNARVALAARATAPERERPFYDGKVAAARFFALEILPGISTSRGIIERGELGLMALSDDAW, encoded by the coding sequence ATGACCGCGCCGAGCCACTACATCCCCAACCTCAAGGACGTCTTCTTCAACCTGTTCGAGGTCCTCGGCATCGACCGAGACGTGCTCGGGCACGGACCGTTCGCGTCGTTCGACGCCGACAGCGCCCGGGCCTCGCTCGAGGGCCTCGCCGAGTTCGCCCAGACCCAGTTCGCGAGCTGCTTCGTCGAGGGCGACACCGTCGGCCTGACCTTCGACGGCGCCGGCGCCGTGACCCTGCCGGCCAGCTTCACCGCGGCCCTGCGCGCCTACTACCAGGACGGCTGGAACAAGCTCGAGCTGCCCGAGCACCTCGGCGGCTACGGCGCGCCGCCGTCGGTGGCCTGGGCCGCCTTCGAGCTCCTGTCGGGCGCCAACCCGGCCCTGACCTTCTACCTGCTGGGGAACTTCCACGCCAAGGTCGTCGACGAGCTCGGCACCGAGGCGCAGAAGGCGCGCTACCTGCGCAACCTCCTCGACCGGCAGTGGGGCGGCACGATGGTGCTGACCGAGCCCGACGCCGGCTCCGACGTCGGCGCCGGCACGACCAAGGCCGTCCACGTCGGCGGCGACGAGTACCACCTCGAGGGCGTCAAGCGCTTCATCACCAACGGCGACTTCGATCAGCCCGAGAACATCCTCCACCTGGTGCTGGCCCGGCCCGAGGGCGCGCCGCCCGGCACCAAGGGCCTGGGCATGTTCCTGGTGCCCAAGTTCTGGGTCGAGGCCGACGGCTCGCTCGGCGCCCGCAACGGCGCGGTCGTCACCAACGTCGAGCACAAGATGGGCATCAAGGGCTCGGCCACGTGCGAGCTGACGCTGGGCGCGACGACGCCGTGCCGCGGCCTCCTGGTCGGCAACGTCCGCGAGGGCATCGCCCAGATGTTCCACGTCATCGAGTACGCGCGCATGGGCGTCGCGACCAAGTCGATGGCGGCGCTGTCGACCGCGTACGGCAACGCCCTGGCCTACACCCGCATCCGCAAGCAGGGCGCCGATCTGGCGCGGGCCGCCGACAAGACCGCGCCCCGGGTCGAGATCATCCGCCACCCCGACGTGCGCCGGATGCTCATGCTGCAGAAGTCCTTCGCCGAGGGCCTGCGCGCGCTGATCCTCTACACCGCGCACGTCCAGGATCGGGTCATGCTGGCCGGCGGCTACGGCACGGCCGACGCCAAGGCCCTCGACGCCCGCAACGATCTGCTGCTGCCGCTGTGCAAGGGCTACGCGTCGGAGAAGGTCTTCGAGCTGCTCGGCGTCAGCCTGCAGTGCTTCGGCGGCTCGGGCTACTGCAGCGACTACCCGATCGAGCAGTACATCCGCGATCAGAAGATCGACACGCTCTACGAGGGCACGACCCACATCCAGGCGCTCGACCTGTTCTTCCGCAAGGTCGGCCGCGATCGCGGCGCGGCGCTGCAGGCGGTGATGGCCGACCTCGCCGCCGACGTGGCCGGGCTGCCGGCCGAGCTGGCCACCGAGGGCGCCGCGCTCACGCAGGCCGCCGCCGACGTCGGCGCGATCTTCATGGGCATGCTCGGCAAGCTCGGGCAGTCGCCGTACCACGTCGGCCTGCACGGCAACCGGATCCTGTTCGCGCTCGCCGAGCTGATCATCGGCTGGCGCCTGACCGTGAACGCGCGGGTGGCGCTGGCGGCCCGGGCCACCGCGCCCGAGCGCGAGCGGCCGTTCTACGACGGCAAGGTCGCGGCGGCGCGGTTCTTCGCGCTCGAGATCCTGCCCGGCATCAGCACCTCGCGCGGGATCATCGAGCGCGGCGAGCTGGGCCTGATGGCGCTGTCCGACGACGCCTGGTGA